A window of Fragaria vesca subsp. vesca linkage group LG7, FraVesHawaii_1.0, whole genome shotgun sequence contains these coding sequences:
- the LOC101303939 gene encoding E3 SUMO-protein ligase SIZ1-like: protein MGSAAKEVDLMTQCKTKLGSFRVKELKDVLTQLGLSKQGRKQDLIDRILASVSDEETSNTRSLSKKKNIEKNGVVQIIDEAYRKMQSTPSTDSSTKEPSGSDSCNVKPPIKEENLNGPDVKTSCPCRGSVSTDSMIQCVGPTCQVQQHIGCVVIPEKTKDCSPPPLFYCEMCRLKRADPYWVTVVDLVSAVKLSASHIPKDGANPTQNVEKNFQLSRANRELLQHDEYDVQAWCILLNDSVSFRLHWPQFAELQVNGMSVRAFNRPGHQLLGANGRDDGALITLYIGEGINKISLSGCDNRAFCFGVRLVKQRSYEQVLNLIPKEEDGELFEDALARVRRCIGGGAAMAHDDSDSDLEVISDSVSVNLRCPMSGSRMKVAGRFKPCAHMGCFDLETFVELNQRSRKWQCPICLKNYSLEDIIIDRYFNRITTMMRICGEDITEVNVKLDGSWSAKTKGEFSDLAQWHFPDGSPYVGMDMGTTGQPNPESCSNQHHKFMYNHGGNEAGRHLGDPLDKEFEAFEQKVITMSSSDTSCGREAEDIIRNQKSSVHIDVSACDDNEVNSFSPNLIILSDSEDETVDLVSPRVINNTYPVSSSACSLSAPPGISDPFEFLNGNRNDTGMLQYPYPTGTQEDPGFQFFGTESDLSDAFIDLEQTSVDGSATMNGNTLVSDKNLKPSGHVLNSSVSHTNGDLASLVDNRLGFVSEEPSMQSFLPSHPSCLLEQSDFGRQPPVSNGISSDWVALSLGIGESVPNGVDANAEPADTNGLQLTNQCGSNKVALTTDKNEGAKSKSNKANSRKFSDGPFSFPRQPRSVRQRVCLSVDSNSD from the exons ATGGGTTCAGCTGCTAAGGAAGTGGATTTGATGACTCAATGCAAG ACCAAGTTGGGGTCTTTTCGAGTTAAGGAGCTCAAGGATGTTCTGACCCAGCTGGGTCTTTCCAAGCAAGGGAGGAAGCAG GATCTAATTGACAGAATCTTAGCATCAGTTTCGGATGAAGAAA CATCCAATACACGCAGTCTGTCAAAGAAAAAAAACATTGAGAAGAACGGAGTAGTGCAAATAATTGATGAAGCTTACAG AAAGATGCAGAGCACACCGTCGACAGATTCTTCAACAAAGGAACCGAGTGGTTCAGATAGTTGCAATGTGAAGCCCCCTATAAAGGAAGAAAATTTGAATGGTCCAGACGTGAAGACTTCTTGCCCCTGTAGAGGTTCAGTGTCAACTGATTCAATGATACAG TGTGTAGGTCCAACATGTCAAGTCCAGCAACATATTGGTTGCGTAGTTATTCCTGAGAAAACAAAGGATTGCAGTCCACCGCCTCTTTTCTACTGTGAAATGTGTCGTCTCAAACGAGCAGATCC TTACTGGGTGACTGTGGTGGATCTAGTATCTGCAGTGAAGTTAAGTGCTTCACATATCCCAAAAGATGG TGCAAATCCAACTCAGAATGTTGAGAAAAATTTTCAACTTTCCAGAGCCAATAGAGAACTACTTCAACATGATGAATATGATGTTCAG GCTTGGTGTATACTTCTCAATGATAGTGTTTCATTTAGGTTGCATTGGCCTCAGTTTGCAGAACTACAAGTTAATG GTATGAGTGTTAGGGCATTTAATAGACCAGGACATCAATTGTTAGGTGCTAATGGCCGTGATGATGGAGCATTA ATCACATTATACATTGGGGAGGGTATCAATAAGATTTCATTGTCAGGATGTGATAATCGTGCTTTCTGTTTTGGTGTCAGACTGGTAAAACAACGATCATATGAGCAG GTTCTCAACCTGATTCCTAAAGAAGAAGATGGTGAGCTTTTTGAGGATGCACTTGCAAGGGTTCGTCGTTGCATTGGTGGTGGGGCTGCTATGGCACATGACGATAGTGATAGTGATTTAGAAGTGATTTCAGATTCAGTTTCCGTTAATCTCCGCTGCCCT ATGAGTGGTTCTCGAATGAAGGTAGCTGGCAGATTCAAACCTTGTGCTCACATGGGTTGCTTTGATCTCGAAACTTTCGTGGAGCTAAACCAGCGATCTAGGAAG TGGCAATGCCCCATATGCCTCAAGAATTACTCATTGGAGGACATCATCATTGACCGTTATTTCAATCGCATCACAACTATG ATGCGAATTTGTGGGGAAGACATAACAGAGGTCAATGTGAAGCTAGATGGTTCTTGGAGTGCAAAGACTAAAGGTGAGTTTAGCGACCTTGCTCAGTGGCACTTTCCCGATGGATCTCCATATGTTGGTATGGATATGGGAACCACAGGCCAACCCAACCCAGAATCATGTTCAAACCAACACCATAAGTTTATGTATAATCATGGTGGGAATGAAGCTGGTAGACATCTGGGTGACCCATTGGATAAAGAATTTGAGGCTTTCGAGCAAAAGGTTATAACAATGAGCAGCAGTGACACTTCCTGTGGCAGAGAGGCTGAAGACATTATTAGGAATCAGAAAAGCAGTGTTCATATAGATGTCTCAGCATGTGATGACAACGAAGTCAATTCATTTTCTCCTAATTTAATTATTCTCAGTGACTCGGAAGATGAAACTGTCGACTTGGTTTCTCCAAGAGTTATCAACAATACTTATCCAGTAAGTAGCAGTGCATGCTCCCTGTCTGCACCTCCTGGCATTTCAGACCCATTTGAGTTTTTAAATGGAAATCGTAATGACACTGGGATGCTACAGTATCCATATCCTACTGGTACTCAAGAAGATCCTGGGTTCCAATTTTTTGGTACAGAATCAGATCTCTCCGATGCTTTTATTGATTTGGAGCAGACATCAGTTGATGGTTCTGCTACAATGAATGGTAACACATTGGTTTCAGATAAAAATCTAAAACCAAGCGGACATGTCTTAAACTCTTCTGTTTCCCATACCAATGGTGACTTGGCTAGCTTGGTTGATAATCGTTTGGGCTTTGTTAGTGAGGAGCCCTCAATGCAAAGTTTTCTTCCAAGTCATCCCTCTTGTTTGTTGGAGCAGTCTGATTTTGGACGACAACCACCAGTCTCAAATGGTATTTCTAGTGATTGGGTTGCTCTTAGCCTTGGTATAGGTGAAAGTGTACCTAATGGCGTTGATGCAAACGCGGAACCTGCAGATACAAATGGACTACAGTTAACTAACCAATGTGGATCAAATAAGG TAGCTTTAACTACGGATAAAAACGAGGGAGCCAAATCAAAGTCTAACAAAGCAAATTCAAGGAAATTTTCAGATGGGCCTTTCTCCTTTCCCCGTCAGCCACGGTCTGTGCGACAGCGAGTGTGTCTGTCGGTAGATTCCAATTCTGACTAG
- the LOC101304706 gene encoding transmembrane protein 70 homolog, mitochondrial-like yields the protein MARTALFHLVRSHSKRLATPNTLSGYQPCESGAWARGLNTKPSFNSGVGINGFQKRWASQAAIKEDDGKISIGPRRGVETGKDEKDSGIVYYGPISSTIKKVKLLSLSTCCLSVSLGPVITFMTSPDMNVILKGAVASSVIFLSASTTAALHWFVTPYIHKLKWKPGSDSFEVEMLSWLATYIPRTIKFADIRPPETQRPFVTFKANGKFYFVDADHCQNKALLAKLTPQKAPARESAFKNL from the exons ATGGCGAGGACGGCTCTCTTTCACTTGGTCCGATCACACTCTAAACGCCTCGCAACTCCAAATACCCTTTCAG GATATCAGCCTTGCGAGTCTGGAGCATGGGCACGTGGCCTGAACACCAAACCTAGTTTCAACTCTGGTGTTGGGATCAATGGTTTCCAGAAGAGATGGGCGTCTCAGGCTGCTATAAAAGAAGATGATGGCAAAATCAGCATCGGACCCCGTAGAGGTGTCGAAACTGGGAAAGATGAAAAAGATTCTGGGATTGTTTACTATGGTCCAATCTCATCTACTATCAAGAAAGTGAAACTTCTATCGCTTTCAACCTGCTGCCTTTCTGTATCGTTAGGCCCTGTGATAACCTTTATGACATCACCTGATATGAATGTTATCTTGAAGGGTGCCGTGGCATCTTCAGTGATATTCTTAAGTGCGTCTACCACAGCTGCCCTTCACTGGTTTGTGACCCCATACATACACAAGCTCAAGTGGAAGCCTGGTTCAGACAGTTTTGAGGTCGAAATGTTGTCATGGCTAGCAACTTACATACCAAGGACAATTAAGTTTGCTGATATCAGGCCACCAGAAACCCAGAGGCCTTTTGTGACTTTCAAGGCAAACGGGAAGTTCTACTTCGTTGATGCTGATCATTGTCAGAACAAGGCTTTGTTAGCAAAGCTGACCCCGCAGAAAGCACCAGCTCGTGAATCCGCTTTTAAGAACTTGTGA
- the LOC101304226 gene encoding transcription factor GTE1-like, which produces MDQMEAPIVDVSHVGAIDFTANGAEAESFKHRVDDIFVQVDKLEQRVNEIEQFYSSASKKQGNASKSGSGVKDKEKHVPSMKKQQQEAALREAAAAKRMQELMRQFGTILRQITQHKWAWPFLQPVDVEGLGLHDYYEVIDKPMDFSTIKNQMEAKDGTGYKNVREICSDVRLVFKNAMKYNEERSDVHVMAKTLMAKFEEKWLQLLPKVTEEEKRLEEEEAEAQLNMQLAEEAAHAKMARDLSNELYEVDMHLEELREMVVQKCRKMSTEEKRKLGVALSRLSPEDLSMALEIVAQSNPGFQATAEEVDLDIDAQTESTLWRLKFFVKDTLEVQAKSSASLGATNNDNTNNHNSGNKTNNINNANNKRKREICNAIAKTNKKNKKPAS; this is translated from the exons ATGGATCAAATGGAGGCGCCAATTGTAGATGTCAGCCATGTTGGTGCTATAGATTTTACTGCCAATGGTGCTGAAGCCGAGTCATTCAAGCACCGCGTTGATGATATTTTCGTTCAGGTTGATAAG CTTGAGCAGAGAGTGAATGAGATAGAGCAGTTTTACTCGAGCGCGAGTAAGAAGCAGGGGAATGCAAGTAAGAGTGGTTCAGGTGTGAAGGATAAAGAGAAGCATGTACCGAGTATGAAGAAGCAGCAGCAAGAGGCTGCATTGAGGGAGGCAGCTGCTGCAAAGAGAATGCAAGAACTTATGCGTCAATTTGGCACGATATTGCGTCAA ATTACACAGCACAAGTGGGCATGGCCCTTTTTGCAACCTGTAGATGTAGAAGGTCTTGGTTTACATGATTATTATGAG GTCATTGACAAGCCAATGGATTTCAGTACGATTAAAAATCAAATGGAGGCCAAAGATGGTACTGGGTATAAAAATGTACGCGAGATATGTTCTGATGTCCGGTTAGTTTTCAAAAACGCGATGAAGTATAATGAGGAGAGAAGCGATGTTCATGTCATGGCCAAAACTTTGATGGCAAAATTTGAGGAAAAGTGGCTGCAGCTTCTACCGAAAGTTACTGAAGAG GAAAAGAGGCTAGAAGAGGAAGAGGCAGAAGCACAGTTAAATATGCAACTTGCTGAAGAGGCTGCTCATGCTAAAATGGCTAGAGACTTAAGCAATGAG CTTTATGAGGTTGATATGCATTTGGAAGAACTCCGAGAGATGGTTGTTCAAAAGTGCAG AAAAATGTCAACTGAAGAGAAGAGAAAGCTTGGGGTAGCCCTCAGCAGACTGTCCCCAGAGGATCTCAGCATGGCACTAGAGATTGTTGCACAAAGTAATCCAGGTTTTCAAGCTACTGCTGAAGAGGTGGACCTTGATATCGATGCGCAG ACTGAATCTACCTTGTGGAGGTTGAAGTTTTTTGTGAAGGACACTTTAGAAGTCCAGGCCAAGAGCTCGGCAAGCTTAGGCGCCACCAACAATGACAACACCAACAACCACAACAGCGGTAACAAAACAAATAACATCAACAATGCTAACAATAAGCGAAAAAGAGAGATTTGTAATGCTATTGCCAAAACCAATAAAAAGAATAAAAAACCAGCCTCTTGA
- the LOC101300488 gene encoding F-box/FBD/LRR-repeat protein At1g16930-like, protein MAVNTVGRPDLPDLVIYDIFRRLPTKAAARFSLLSKKWEGILACLPILDFDEGGDQNGDNNSERHKKFVDNILIKYLELYEREKQKQLLDKFRLHMTSYLYKDANLVNNLLSLSFKRSVKEVDISLRVSKLDWNRGWPKRYYLLSRTTFLDAKSITTLTLEHVRIKNIDSKVVMPESTSTALLPSLKTVALKNVYFDRKALFSLIGDCPSIENLSLISCSFACSEICFSSSSLKMFEAKYCKASEIVVYKAVNLESVTIVSSSSNSLIERVILKKCCNLRYMDIHGSHMTLFHLEDCREVKGTIRAPNLDYFSFEGYLNSNVSLEAPRLTVARIMLLDTWDGELSSSNEPWKHFPKLKDFLAEFGSSIEMILFVRDLKALMFPESFRNALSSPILPKLRQLDLATYIYPAEGKDWKELMKCFRWMSPSASIVQLEYNEELGEFV, encoded by the coding sequence ATGGCTGTCAACACCGTAGGTCGACCTGACTTACCCGACCTTGTTATTTACGACATCTTTCGACGTCTTCCGACTAAAGCTGCCGCCCGCTTCAGCTTGCTTTCCAAGAAGTGGGAGGGCATCTTGGCTTGTCTCCCCATACTAGATTTCGACGAGGGTGGTGATCAGAATGGTGACAACAACTCGGAACGACATAAGAAGTTCGTCGACAACATTTTGATAAAGTACTTGGAATTATATGAGAGGGAGAAACAGAAACAACTCTTGGACAAGTTCAGGCTTCACATGACGAGCTATTTATACAAGGACGCCAACTTGGTGAATAATTTGCTCAGTCTTTCATTCAAGAGAAGCGTGAAAGAAGTGGATATCAGCCTTAGGGTTAGTAAATTAGACTGGAATCGAGGTTGGCCTAAAAGGTACTACTTGTTGTCCCGAACGACCTTCCTCGATGCAAAGTCTATAACGACTCTGACTTTGGAGCATGTACGAATCAAGAACATTGATAGTAAGGTGGTGATGCCTGAGTCTACATCTACAGCCCTTCTTCCCTCTTTGAAAACTGTCGCCCTAAAAAATGTGTATTTTGATCGCAAGGCTCTCTTCTCCCTAATTGGCGACTGCCCTTCAATTGAGAATCTATCCTTAATATCATGTTCCTTTGCTTGTTCTGAGATCTGTTTCTCAAGCTCTAGTCTCAAGATGTTTGAAGCCAAGTATTGCAAGGCCAGTGAAATTGTAGTTTACAAAGCTGTCAATCTTGAATCAGTCACAATTGTTTCGTCGTCGAGCAATTCTCTGATTGAGAGGGTGATCTTGAAAAAATGCTGCAATTTGAGATATATGGACATACATGGCAGTCACATGACACTGTTTCATTTAGAAGACTGCCGTGAAGTGAAGGGAACAATCAGGGCTCCAAATCTGGATTATTTCAGTTTCGAAGGTTACTTGAACTCCAATGTTTCTTTGGAAGCTCCAAGATTAACAGTGGCTCGCATCATGTTATTGGATACATGGGACGGCGAACTATCCTCCTCCAACGAGCCATGGAAACATTTCCCTAAACTGAAAGATTTCCTTGCAGAATTTGGCAGCTCAATAGAGATGATCCTCTTTGTTCGGGATTTGAAGGCCCTCATGTTTCCGGAAAGTTTCCGAAATGCCTTATCTTCACCGATATTGCCTAAACTCAGACAGTTGGATTTGGCGACTTACATCTATCCAGCAGAGGGGAAAGATTGGAAAGAACTGATGAAGTGCTTTCGTTGGATGTCACCTTCAGCGTCTATAGTTCAACTCGAGTACAATGAAGAATTGGGCGAGTTCGTTTGA